From Brassica oleracea var. oleracea cultivar TO1000 chromosome C3, BOL, whole genome shotgun sequence, a single genomic window includes:
- the LOC106334215 gene encoding casparian strip membrane protein 5 → MKSGQAEIAETSKGIQKRGLMSRKIAIFEFILRIIAFFNTISSAILMATTNETLPFFTQFIRFHADYNDLPALTFFVVANAVVSGYLILTLPLAFVHIVKKKTENSRILLIILDVAMVGLLASGAASAAAIVYLAHKGNNNTNWFPVCQQFNSFCERISGSLIGSFIAVALLIFLIILSAIALSRRH, encoded by the exons ATGAAGTCTGGTCAGGCTGAAATCGCTGAAACAAGCAAAGGTATCCAAAAGAGAGGTTTGATGAGCAGAAAAATTGCGATTTTCGAGTTTATCCTAAGGATCATCGCCTTTTTCAACACCATAAGTAGTGCAATCCTCATGGCAACCACAAATGAAACTCTGCCTTTCTTTACTCAGTTCATACGGTTCCATGCAGATTACAACGATCTTCCAGCTTTAAC GTTCTTTGTGGTTGCAAATGCTGTTGTAAGTGGCTACCTAATCTTGACTCTACCTTTAGCATTTGTCCACATCGTCAAGAAAAAGACAGAGAACAGTAGAATACTTCTTATCATTCTTGATGTG GCAATGGTAGGTCTTCTAGCTTCTGGAGCAGCCTCAGCAGCGGCTATTGTCTACTTGGCACACAAAGGGAACAATAACACAAACTGGTTCCCTGTTTGTCAGCAATTCAACTCCTTCTGTGAGCGTATCTCAGGGTCTTTGATTGGATCTTTCATCGCCGTTGCCCTCCTTATTTTTCTCATTATCCTATCGGCTATTGCCCTTTCTCGACGCCATTGA